The Streptomyces sp. SS1-1 genome has a segment encoding these proteins:
- a CDS encoding ABC transporter substrate-binding protein, with product MPLSRRALAAAFAVCVALPLSACGSSGGDSAGADASGKVEGDITFQTWNLRANFKDYFEGVIAGFEKKYPGTKVKWVDQPAEGYADKISADAAGGTLPDVVNVSPDLVAPLAKAGLALDLDKVAAKYRKEYLDGAWASHQVPGLKGTYAFPWYLNTGPLFYNKTLFKEAGLDPEKPPKTYDEVFDAALTMAEKTDGKVATLANVPTIEDFGRYGVPLMNKEGTAFAFNDTKGVELLAKYKELYDAKALDPQALTATPESSGKKFLTGAVAMNPGSALDLGNFKKQAPNLYKNIGITDQITSTGHVNMYVMGVMVNAQTKRTPAAVAFAHYVTDAEHQMSFAKKVAIFPSTAGSLDDPYFTKEDGTDETRVRVAAAKSLKNAVNYTPVLFSEQMKTALRNEVAKALQGKESPKEALDNAVAACDRLLQQQG from the coding sequence GTGCCCCTCTCCCGTAGAGCCCTCGCTGCCGCATTCGCCGTCTGTGTCGCGCTCCCCCTCAGCGCCTGCGGTTCGTCAGGGGGCGACAGCGCCGGCGCCGACGCCTCCGGCAAGGTCGAAGGGGACATCACCTTCCAGACCTGGAACCTGCGCGCCAACTTCAAGGACTACTTCGAAGGCGTGATCGCCGGGTTCGAGAAGAAGTACCCCGGCACCAAGGTGAAGTGGGTCGACCAGCCCGCCGAGGGCTACGCCGACAAGATCAGCGCCGACGCGGCGGGCGGCACGCTCCCCGACGTCGTCAACGTCTCGCCCGACCTCGTCGCCCCGCTCGCCAAGGCGGGCCTCGCCCTCGACCTGGACAAGGTCGCGGCCAAGTACAGGAAGGAGTACCTGGACGGGGCGTGGGCCAGCCACCAGGTGCCGGGCCTCAAGGGCACGTACGCCTTCCCCTGGTACCTCAACACCGGCCCGCTCTTCTACAACAAGACTCTTTTCAAGGAGGCCGGGCTCGACCCGGAGAAGCCGCCGAAGACGTACGACGAGGTCTTCGACGCCGCCCTCACCATGGCGGAGAAGACGGACGGCAAGGTCGCCACCCTCGCCAACGTCCCCACGATCGAGGACTTCGGCCGCTACGGCGTCCCGCTGATGAACAAGGAGGGCACCGCCTTCGCGTTCAACGACACCAAGGGCGTCGAACTCCTCGCCAAGTACAAGGAGCTGTACGACGCCAAGGCGCTCGACCCGCAGGCGCTCACCGCCACCCCCGAGTCCTCCGGCAAGAAGTTCCTCACCGGGGCCGTCGCCATGAACCCCGGCAGCGCGCTCGACCTCGGCAACTTCAAGAAGCAGGCGCCGAACCTGTACAAGAACATCGGCATCACCGACCAGATCACCAGCACCGGGCACGTCAACATGTACGTGATGGGCGTGATGGTCAACGCGCAGACCAAGCGCACCCCCGCCGCGGTCGCCTTCGCGCACTACGTCACCGACGCCGAGCACCAGATGTCCTTCGCCAAGAAGGTCGCCATCTTCCCCAGCACCGCCGGCTCCCTCGACGACCCGTACTTCACGAAGGAGGACGGCACCGACGAGACCCGCGTACGGGTCGCCGCCGCCAAGTCGCTGAAGAACGCCGTGAACTACACGCCCGTCCTGTTCAGCGAGCAGATGAAGACCGCGCTGCGCAACGAGGTCGCCAAGGCGCTCCAGGGCAAGGAGAGCCCGAAGGAAGCGCTCGACAACGCTGTCGCGGCCTGCGACCGGCTTCTCCAGCAGCAGGGCTAG
- a CDS encoding amidase, which yields MTSWVGRTAAEIAAAVREKRATPREVVAEHLARIERLDGHVGAFRVVRAEAALAEADEVASRGDLGELPLAGVPVAVKDNLAVRGESMRVGSAATPDAPAAEDHVTVARLRAAGAVVVGLTNVPELCVFGTTEGVHGTARNPWDTSRTAGGSSGGSAAAVAAGLVPLALGNDGMGSLRIPAANCGLVTIKPGHGVVPAGIGDGDWFGMSENGPLATTVEDTRLMLAVLAGTEVAAPATPDTYRIAVSLRSPLAGVTISKPYASAAREAAALLMKAGHQVRRADPPYPMSLGVTSLTHWTAGTAVDARGLDTALLTRRTRVHAAVGRRFVGRARSGGDRERLRARLEPFFAEYDVLLTPALARRSPRSVPWHERGWLRNVLANTNYSPLTPPWNLTGWPAMAVPFGTLPSGAPTAVQLVGRPGSEAALLALAERVEELRPWRRTAPLD from the coding sequence GTGACCAGCTGGGTCGGCCGGACCGCCGCCGAGATCGCCGCCGCCGTACGCGAGAAGCGGGCCACGCCCCGCGAGGTGGTGGCCGAGCACCTCGCCAGGATCGAACGGCTCGACGGGCATGTGGGCGCCTTCCGCGTGGTCCGCGCCGAGGCGGCGCTCGCCGAGGCCGACGAGGTGGCCTCGCGCGGGGATCTCGGCGAACTGCCCCTGGCCGGCGTGCCGGTGGCCGTCAAGGACAACCTGGCGGTGCGCGGCGAGTCGATGCGGGTCGGCTCGGCGGCGACGCCGGACGCCCCGGCCGCCGAGGACCATGTCACGGTGGCCCGGCTGCGCGCCGCCGGAGCGGTGGTGGTGGGCCTGACGAACGTGCCGGAGCTGTGCGTCTTCGGCACCACCGAGGGCGTGCACGGCACGGCCCGCAACCCCTGGGACACCTCCCGCACGGCGGGCGGTTCGTCCGGCGGCAGCGCGGCCGCGGTCGCCGCGGGCCTGGTGCCGCTCGCCCTCGGCAACGACGGCATGGGGTCCCTGCGCATCCCGGCGGCCAACTGCGGCCTGGTCACCATCAAGCCGGGCCACGGGGTGGTCCCGGCGGGCATCGGCGACGGCGACTGGTTCGGGATGTCGGAGAACGGCCCGCTCGCCACGACGGTGGAGGACACCCGGCTGATGCTGGCGGTCCTCGCCGGCACCGAGGTCGCGGCGCCGGCGACACCGGACACGTACCGGATCGCGGTGTCGCTGCGCAGTCCCCTCGCCGGGGTCACGATCAGCAAGCCGTACGCGAGTGCCGCGCGCGAGGCGGCGGCGCTGCTGATGAAGGCCGGTCACCAGGTGCGCAGGGCCGACCCGCCGTACCCGATGTCGCTGGGCGTCACCTCGCTGACGCACTGGACGGCGGGTACGGCGGTGGACGCCCGGGGCCTGGACACCGCGCTCCTCACCCGCCGCACGCGGGTGCACGCGGCCGTGGGCCGGCGGTTCGTCGGCCGGGCGCGCTCCGGCGGGGACCGGGAGCGGCTGCGCGCCCGGCTGGAGCCGTTCTTCGCCGAGTACGACGTGCTGCTCACCCCGGCCCTCGCGCGCCGCTCGCCCCGGTCCGTGCCGTGGCACGAGCGGGGCTGGCTGCGCAACGTGCTGGCCAACACCAACTACTCGCCGCTGACCCCGCCGTGGAACCTCACGGGCTGGCCGGCGATGGCGGTGCCGTTCGGGACGCTGCCGTCGGGGGCGCCCACCGCCGTGCAGCTGGTGGGCCGCCCCGGCTCCGAGGCGGCGCTGCTGGCCCTCGCGGAACGCGTCGAGGAGCTGCGGCCGTGGCGCAGGACGGCGCCGCTGGACTGA
- a CDS encoding carbohydrate ABC transporter permease, translating to MSVIDKAPPAPARPAAPREPRITDEHGRRVRVWELALRYLLLLGVLALTVGPFLWQLSTSLKGPTEDIFSSPPRFLPADPTPHNYERVADTIPVWDYALNSLKVAAANVVTNCVGAALAGYALARLRYRGRTAATLVFILAMLVPVEGIIIAQFTTMRELGLNNTLIGVVLPGCVSALNVLLMRNAFLNLPYEIEEAAFVDGANVWQRFLRVAVPSVKGTLAVVAIFAFMGAWDDFLWPLIVLSDPSKFTLTIGLNYLHGTFANDERLVAAGTIIAVAPLIALFACLQRYFFRGVGEGAVKG from the coding sequence ATGAGCGTCATCGACAAGGCGCCGCCCGCCCCCGCCCGGCCGGCCGCCCCGCGCGAACCCCGGATCACGGACGAGCACGGCCGCCGGGTGCGCGTCTGGGAACTCGCCCTGCGCTATCTGCTCCTGCTGGGGGTGCTGGCCCTCACCGTCGGCCCGTTCCTGTGGCAGCTGTCGACGTCCCTCAAGGGGCCCACCGAGGACATCTTCAGCTCCCCGCCGCGCTTCCTGCCCGCCGACCCCACCCCGCACAACTACGAGCGGGTCGCCGACACCATCCCGGTCTGGGACTACGCCCTCAACTCGCTGAAGGTCGCCGCCGCCAACGTCGTCACCAACTGCGTCGGCGCGGCCCTCGCCGGGTACGCCCTGGCCCGCCTGCGCTACCGGGGCCGTACGGCCGCCACGCTCGTCTTCATCCTCGCGATGCTCGTCCCGGTGGAGGGCATCATCATCGCCCAGTTCACCACCATGCGGGAGCTCGGCCTGAACAACACCCTGATCGGGGTCGTGCTGCCCGGCTGCGTCAGCGCCCTCAACGTGCTGCTGATGCGCAACGCCTTCCTCAACCTGCCGTACGAGATCGAGGAGGCGGCCTTCGTCGACGGCGCCAACGTCTGGCAGCGCTTCCTGCGCGTCGCCGTGCCGTCCGTGAAGGGCACCCTCGCCGTCGTCGCGATCTTCGCCTTCATGGGCGCCTGGGACGACTTCCTGTGGCCGCTCATCGTGCTCAGCGACCCGTCCAAGTTCACCCTGACCATCGGCCTGAACTATCTGCACGGCACCTTCGCCAACGACGAACGCCTCGTCGCCGCCGGCACGATCATCGCCGTCGCCCCGCTGATCGCCCTGTTCGCCTGCCTCCAGCGGTACTTCTTCCGCGGGGTCGGCGAAGGCGCCGTCAAGGGCTGA
- a CDS encoding LacI family DNA-binding transcriptional regulator produces MKDIARHAGVSQSAVSFALNGRPGVSEDTRERVRRVAEDLGWRPSTAARALSGEGAATVGFVLARPADTLGVDSFFLQLVSGIQEVLAERHLGLLFQVVEDVADECGVYRRWWAEHRVDGVLVVDPRTDDPRPDLLDELGLPAVVIGGAPDDRHPGLSTVWADDAGAMASVVEGLHALGHRRIAHIAGLPGLAHTERRIGTLRAEAGRRGLAEVRSVTTDYSDAEAAAVTRRVLEGTAPPTALIYDNDVMAVAGAAAATELGFSVPADVSVVSWEDSALCRMVKPWLSALSRDSAEFGRTAARELIALLDGGSARAVGVPVPRLVERGSTGVARDA; encoded by the coding sequence ATGAAGGACATCGCACGGCACGCCGGGGTCTCGCAGAGCGCGGTCTCCTTCGCGCTGAACGGCCGGCCCGGGGTGTCCGAGGACACCCGTGAGCGGGTGCGACGGGTCGCGGAGGACCTGGGCTGGCGGCCCAGCACGGCGGCGCGCGCCCTGTCCGGGGAGGGGGCGGCGACGGTCGGTTTCGTGCTGGCGCGCCCCGCCGACACGTTGGGGGTCGACTCGTTCTTCCTCCAACTGGTCTCGGGCATCCAGGAGGTGCTGGCGGAGCGGCATCTGGGGCTGCTGTTCCAGGTCGTGGAGGACGTCGCCGACGAGTGCGGGGTGTACCGGCGCTGGTGGGCCGAGCACCGGGTCGACGGCGTCCTGGTCGTCGACCCGCGCACCGACGACCCCCGCCCGGACCTCCTGGACGAACTCGGCCTGCCCGCGGTCGTGATCGGCGGCGCCCCGGACGACCGGCACCCCGGTCTGTCGACGGTGTGGGCGGACGACGCGGGCGCGATGGCGTCCGTGGTGGAGGGCCTGCACGCCCTCGGTCACCGGCGGATCGCCCACATCGCCGGACTGCCGGGGCTGGCCCACACCGAGCGCCGGATCGGCACGCTGCGGGCCGAGGCGGGGCGGCGGGGCCTGGCCGAGGTGCGGTCGGTGACGACGGACTACTCGGACGCCGAGGCCGCGGCCGTCACCCGCAGGGTGCTGGAGGGCACCGCTCCCCCGACGGCGCTCATCTACGACAACGACGTGATGGCGGTGGCGGGCGCCGCCGCCGCGACCGAACTCGGGTTCTCCGTACCGGCGGACGTCTCGGTGGTCTCCTGGGAGGACTCGGCCCTGTGCCGCATGGTCAAGCCCTGGCTGTCGGCCCTGTCCAGGGACAGCGCCGAGTTCGGCCGTACGGCGGCCCGTGAGCTGATCGCCCTGCTGGACGGGGGGTCGGCGCGGGCGGTCGGGGTGCCGGTGCCACGGCTGGTCGAACGCGGGAGCACGGGGGTGGCGCGGGACGCGTGA
- a CDS encoding endo-beta-N-acetylglucosaminidase: MNPTRRTVLIAGAAAALLPSLPAQAAAKAPAGPPYASYWYPDSLPAGTPDPGITWRSLKSWRPAGDPDLALNASTVPLAPRFTPTPANPTARVDQARIQSLVSFGPTASNPSQGSPTADYYALTHWAYIDELVFWGGSSGEGLILAPNAPIVDAAHRHGVPVLGNVFLPPVAYGGQLRWTRDLVQRDAAGRYPLAAKLVEVAKAYGFDGWFVNAETGGGDAALGADMLGFLRELKARARAEGQRVTWYDAMTVNGSVSWQGALNERNEPFFQAADDMFVDFRWTAATLASSGQLAERLGRDRRELWAGVDVESNGWNTSVDWDAIVPRDRSHVVSLGFYRPEWTRNHLPADHRTPGDFHAADDRFWTGRSLDPSRPDAGDAWRAPAVSVADRSTVTRLPFASVFNTGHGLRWYEKGTVTSDTPWNHLGLQDRLPSRRWVVRTEGQRPTVTFDFDDAWHGGSSVLVAGDLDRPAVLDLYATRLPLTRHTVVELTHRTDAGRVDVELAVATADPAAPGEAPPYTYHHVTTGDGWTTTTVRLTGLTGTVHALGVRLTPAGGGPVRWRLGGIAVHDTAPTPAAPSGFRVTGASGGDLRFSWNPAPGATRHHTLHRVLPDGTRRFLGGTCQHAFFTAGLRPEPGETAARFELRAVGELYTTSAPVTVTHRW; the protein is encoded by the coding sequence GTGAACCCCACCAGACGCACCGTCCTCATCGCCGGCGCGGCGGCCGCACTCCTGCCGTCGCTCCCCGCGCAGGCCGCCGCCAAGGCCCCGGCGGGCCCGCCGTACGCCTCCTACTGGTACCCGGACTCCCTGCCCGCCGGGACACCTGATCCCGGCATCACCTGGCGCAGCCTGAAGTCCTGGCGCCCGGCCGGCGACCCCGACCTCGCCCTCAACGCCTCCACCGTCCCGCTCGCCCCCCGCTTCACCCCCACCCCGGCCAACCCGACCGCGCGCGTGGACCAGGCCCGCATCCAGTCCCTGGTGTCCTTCGGGCCGACCGCGAGCAACCCGTCGCAGGGCTCGCCCACCGCCGACTACTACGCCCTCACCCACTGGGCGTACATCGACGAGCTGGTGTTCTGGGGCGGCTCCTCCGGCGAGGGGCTGATCCTCGCGCCGAACGCGCCGATCGTGGACGCCGCCCACCGGCACGGCGTGCCCGTCCTCGGCAACGTCTTCCTGCCGCCCGTCGCCTACGGCGGGCAGCTGCGGTGGACCCGGGACCTGGTGCAGCGGGACGCGGCGGGCCGGTACCCGCTGGCCGCGAAGCTGGTCGAGGTCGCGAAGGCGTACGGCTTCGACGGCTGGTTCGTGAACGCCGAGACCGGCGGCGGTGACGCGGCGCTCGGCGCGGACATGCTCGGCTTCCTGCGGGAGCTGAAAGCGCGCGCCCGGGCCGAGGGGCAGCGGGTCACCTGGTACGACGCGATGACCGTGAACGGCTCCGTGAGCTGGCAGGGCGCGCTCAATGAGCGGAACGAGCCCTTCTTCCAGGCGGCCGACGACATGTTCGTCGACTTCCGCTGGACGGCGGCGACCCTGGCCTCCTCCGGGCAGCTGGCGGAGCGACTGGGCCGCGACCGCAGGGAGTTGTGGGCGGGCGTCGACGTCGAGTCCAACGGCTGGAACACGTCCGTCGACTGGGACGCCATCGTGCCCCGCGACCGCTCCCACGTCGTGTCCCTCGGCTTCTACCGGCCCGAGTGGACCCGCAACCACCTGCCCGCCGACCACAGGACACCCGGCGACTTCCACGCCGCCGACGACCGCTTCTGGACCGGCCGGTCCCTCGACCCGTCCCGCCCGGACGCCGGTGACGCCTGGCGGGCCCCGGCCGTCTCCGTCGCCGACCGGTCCACCGTGACCCGGCTGCCGTTCGCCAGCGTCTTCAACACCGGGCACGGGCTGCGCTGGTACGAGAAGGGGACGGTCACCTCGGACACGCCCTGGAACCACCTCGGCCTCCAGGACCGCCTGCCCTCCCGCCGCTGGGTCGTCCGCACCGAGGGACAACGGCCTACCGTCACCTTCGACTTCGACGACGCCTGGCACGGCGGGTCCAGCGTGCTCGTCGCCGGGGACCTCGACCGGCCCGCCGTCCTCGACCTGTACGCGACCCGGCTGCCGCTCACCCGGCACACCGTCGTCGAGCTGACCCACCGCACCGACGCCGGACGCGTCGACGTGGAGCTCGCCGTCGCCACCGCCGACCCGGCCGCCCCGGGCGAGGCACCGCCGTACACCTACCACCACGTGACCACGGGAGACGGCTGGACCACCACGACCGTACGGCTCACCGGGCTCACCGGCACCGTGCACGCCCTCGGGGTGCGGCTCACCCCGGCCGGCGGCGGTCCCGTGCGCTGGCGGCTCGGCGGCATCGCCGTCCACGACACGGCCCCCACCCCCGCCGCACCCTCCGGGTTCCGCGTCACCGGCGCGTCCGGCGGCGACCTGCGGTTCTCCTGGAACCCCGCGCCCGGCGCCACCCGCCACCACACCCTGCACCGCGTGCTGCCCGACGGCACCCGGCGCTTCCTCGGCGGCACCTGCCAGCACGCCTTCTTCACCGCAGGGCTGCGCCCCGAACCGGGCGAGACGGCGGCACGGTTCGAACTGCGCGCCGTAGGGGAGCTGTACACCACGTCGGCCCCCGTGACCGTGACCCACCGCTGGTGA
- a CDS encoding TetR/AcrR family transcriptional regulator, with protein MARPRAFDERRVLEQAREQFWATGYAGTRMDDIARATGLGKGSLYGAFGDKGKLFHRVFGDWCAAVVEVAEEHLPGGPDAEAMARLAGYVRMMAENSASDTERRGCLMAKGTAELAERDPVVAARSAEAMAALLALLRTEIAAAQRHGDIDAAADPEDLAALLLTVVRGMEAVGKAGLDPRVLRGVADTAMAVLPKPGSGSAG; from the coding sequence ATGGCGAGACCACGCGCATTCGACGAACGCCGGGTTCTGGAGCAGGCCCGGGAGCAGTTCTGGGCGACGGGCTACGCGGGCACCCGGATGGACGACATCGCCCGGGCGACCGGCCTCGGCAAGGGCAGCCTGTACGGCGCGTTCGGCGACAAGGGCAAGCTGTTCCACCGGGTGTTCGGGGACTGGTGCGCGGCGGTCGTCGAGGTGGCCGAGGAGCATCTGCCGGGCGGCCCGGACGCGGAGGCCATGGCACGACTGGCGGGCTATGTGCGGATGATGGCGGAGAACTCCGCGTCCGACACCGAGCGGCGCGGGTGCCTGATGGCGAAGGGCACCGCCGAACTGGCCGAGCGGGACCCGGTGGTGGCCGCGCGGTCGGCCGAGGCCATGGCGGCGCTGCTCGCGCTGCTGCGGACGGAGATCGCCGCCGCCCAGCGCCACGGCGACATCGACGCGGCCGCCGATCCGGAGGACTTGGCGGCGCTGCTGCTGACGGTGGTCCGTGGCATGGAGGCGGTCGGCAAGGCCGGTCTGGACCCACGGGTGCTGCGGGGGGTCGCGGACACCGCAATGGCGGTGCTGCCCAAGCCGGGTTCCGGCTCCGCGGGCTGA
- a CDS encoding glycoside hydrolase 5 family protein: MPPAVRFGVNYTPSEGWFHHWLDFDPDSVRADLDSIAALGLDHIRVFPLWPYFQPNRTLIRGRAVEHLVQLVDAAAERGLDVNVDGLQGHLSSFDFLPAWTRTWHRRNLFTDPDVLDGQAAYLRALAAALADRPNFLGMTLGNEVNQFSASPHPDPDRATEADIDRWLTRMLAACEEGAPGRLHLHAEYDATWYQDDQPFTPGQAARHGAVTAVHSWVFNGTAQRHGRASVPSEHHAAYLIELSKAWADDPHRPVWLQEVGAPAPLVPPEHAAAFTEATVTHALDCPGLWGITWWCSHDVSRDLADFPELEYGLGLLTNDRTPKDTARVLERAARATPRAPEPRTTALIVPADPARRSLCAPGGPVFDAFFRLTADGARPTTVLDSRADDPAHLSARGITEVVAPDQVLPTPQGGTRS, from the coding sequence ATGCCTCCTGCCGTGCGCTTCGGCGTCAACTACACCCCGAGCGAAGGGTGGTTCCACCACTGGCTGGACTTCGACCCGGACTCCGTGCGCGCCGACCTCGACTCCATCGCCGCGCTGGGCCTGGACCACATCCGCGTCTTCCCGCTGTGGCCGTACTTCCAGCCCAACCGCACCCTGATCCGCGGCCGGGCCGTCGAGCACCTCGTCCAACTCGTCGACGCCGCCGCCGAACGCGGCCTCGACGTCAACGTCGACGGTCTCCAGGGCCACCTCAGCAGCTTCGACTTCCTGCCGGCCTGGACCCGCACCTGGCACCGCCGCAACCTCTTCACCGACCCGGACGTCCTCGACGGCCAGGCCGCCTACCTGCGCGCCCTCGCCGCCGCCCTCGCCGACCGGCCGAACTTCCTCGGCATGACCCTCGGCAACGAGGTCAACCAGTTCTCCGCGAGCCCCCACCCCGACCCCGACCGGGCCACCGAGGCCGACATCGACCGCTGGCTCACCCGGATGCTCGCCGCCTGCGAGGAGGGCGCCCCCGGCCGGCTGCACCTGCACGCCGAGTACGACGCCACCTGGTACCAGGACGACCAGCCGTTCACCCCGGGCCAGGCCGCCCGGCACGGCGCCGTCACCGCCGTCCACTCCTGGGTGTTCAACGGCACCGCCCAGCGGCACGGCCGCGCCTCCGTGCCGTCCGAGCACCACGCCGCCTACCTGATCGAACTCAGCAAGGCGTGGGCCGACGACCCGCACCGCCCGGTGTGGCTCCAGGAGGTCGGTGCGCCCGCGCCCCTCGTGCCGCCCGAGCACGCCGCCGCGTTCACCGAGGCGACCGTCACCCACGCCCTGGACTGCCCCGGCCTGTGGGGGATCACCTGGTGGTGCTCGCACGACGTGTCCCGCGACCTCGCCGACTTCCCCGAACTCGAGTACGGGCTCGGCCTGCTGACCAACGACCGCACCCCGAAGGACACCGCCCGGGTGCTGGAGCGGGCGGCCCGCGCGACGCCCCGGGCACCCGAGCCCCGTACGACGGCCCTGATCGTCCCCGCCGATCCGGCCCGCCGCTCCCTGTGCGCGCCGGGCGGCCCGGTCTTCGACGCCTTCTTCCGGCTCACCGCCGACGGCGCCCGCCCCACCACCGTCCTCGACAGCCGCGCGGACGACCCCGCCCATCTCTCGGCACGCGGCATCACCGAGGTCGTCGCTCCCGACCAGGTACTCCCCACCCCCCAAGGAGGCACCCGCTCGTGA
- a CDS encoding SDR family NAD(P)-dependent oxidoreductase, which produces MSGVLQEKVAVITGGTSGIGLAVAHRFVREGARVFVTGRDADRLDAAVKELGPAAVGVRSDVSVLADLDTLYDRVREEAGRIDVLVANAGIVADATLGAHTEANVDLTLAVNVKGPLFTVQKALPLLSENASVLVVGSSNSVRPNEQLEVYSASKAALTNLVHNWARQSRARRFRVNLLSPGPTRTPGLLGAAGADVDRFAETFVPLGRLADAEEIAEAALFLASDASSFVTGAELFADGGYTRV; this is translated from the coding sequence ATGTCCGGCGTACTGCAGGAGAAGGTGGCCGTGATCACCGGGGGGACGAGCGGGATCGGGCTGGCCGTGGCCCACCGGTTCGTCCGGGAGGGCGCGCGGGTCTTCGTGACCGGCCGGGACGCCGACCGCCTGGACGCGGCGGTGAAGGAGCTGGGCCCGGCCGCCGTCGGCGTGCGGTCCGACGTCTCGGTCCTGGCCGACCTGGACACGCTCTACGACCGCGTCCGCGAGGAGGCCGGACGCATCGACGTGCTGGTGGCCAACGCGGGCATCGTCGCGGACGCCACCCTCGGCGCGCACACCGAGGCGAACGTCGACCTGACGCTCGCCGTCAACGTCAAGGGCCCGCTGTTCACCGTGCAGAAGGCGCTGCCGCTGCTGTCGGAGAACGCCTCCGTCCTGGTCGTCGGGTCGAGCAACAGCGTGCGGCCCAACGAGCAGCTCGAGGTCTACAGCGCCTCGAAGGCGGCGCTGACCAACCTCGTGCACAACTGGGCCCGGCAGTCACGGGCCCGCCGCTTCCGCGTCAACCTGCTCAGCCCGGGGCCGACGCGGACCCCCGGCCTGCTGGGCGCGGCGGGCGCGGACGTCGACCGGTTCGCCGAGACCTTCGTACCGCTGGGGAGGCTGGCCGACGCCGAGGAGATCGCCGAGGCGGCCCTCTTCCTGGCGTCGGACGCCTCGTCGTTCGTCACCGGCGCCGAGCTGTTCGCGGACGGCGGCTACACCCGGGTGTGA
- a CDS encoding carbohydrate ABC transporter permease, translated as MASSTVSRVRRQLPSSPWLFAAPGLLITGAFILYPFVSTLVNAFTDRRTLVPGEFVGLANFRELLHDDMFWIGLRNSTLYVLVVVPALVVLPLLLALLVQKNIPGITFFRSAFYTPVVASIVVVGLIWVWLLDERGLVNSVLEAIGVGRVGFLSDQWLLLLSAMAVTVWKGLGYYMIIYLAALANVPRELHEAAAVDGAGAVRRFLTVTVPAVRSTMVLVGALSSVAAFKVFSEVYLMAGPSGGPAGEDTTLVMLVQRTGTGLTGRVGYASAISVVVFVVTVALMLLVLRADRKDAS; from the coding sequence ATGGCCAGCTCCACCGTGTCCCGGGTGCGGCGCCAACTGCCGTCCAGCCCCTGGCTGTTCGCCGCCCCGGGCCTGCTGATCACCGGCGCGTTCATCCTGTACCCGTTCGTCTCCACCCTGGTCAACGCCTTCACCGACCGGCGCACGCTCGTCCCCGGCGAGTTCGTCGGGCTCGCCAACTTCCGCGAGCTGCTGCACGACGACATGTTCTGGATCGGGCTGCGCAACAGCACTCTGTACGTCCTCGTCGTCGTCCCCGCCCTCGTCGTCCTGCCCCTGCTGCTCGCGCTGCTCGTGCAGAAGAACATCCCCGGCATCACCTTCTTCCGGTCCGCCTTCTACACCCCGGTCGTCGCCTCGATCGTCGTCGTGGGACTGATCTGGGTGTGGCTGCTCGACGAACGCGGCCTGGTGAACTCGGTGCTGGAGGCGATCGGCGTCGGCCGGGTCGGCTTCCTCAGCGACCAGTGGCTGCTCCTGCTGTCCGCCATGGCCGTGACGGTCTGGAAGGGCCTCGGCTACTACATGATCATCTACCTGGCCGCGCTCGCCAACGTGCCGCGCGAACTGCACGAGGCCGCCGCCGTCGACGGGGCGGGCGCCGTCCGCCGCTTCCTCACCGTGACCGTGCCCGCCGTCCGCTCCACCATGGTCCTGGTCGGCGCGCTGTCCTCGGTCGCCGCATTCAAGGTGTTCTCCGAGGTGTACCTGATGGCCGGCCCGAGCGGCGGCCCGGCGGGCGAGGACACCACCCTCGTCATGCTCGTCCAGCGCACCGGTACCGGCCTGACCGGCCGGGTCGGCTACGCCTCGGCGATCTCCGTCGTCGTGTTCGTGGTCACCGTCGCCCTCATGCTGCTCGTGCTGCGGGCCGACCGGAAGGACGCGTCATGA